A stretch of DNA from Lycium ferocissimum isolate CSIRO_LF1 chromosome 4, AGI_CSIRO_Lferr_CH_V1, whole genome shotgun sequence:
acaagtaATGGAGTGCCACGGAGGCAATTACGGAAGATTAAAATGCAACGTGCCAAAAAGTTATTTGCTGGAAAATGAACGTAATCATTGGTTCGCTAAAGAACTGTAGcaaaaaattggatgaatatcTACCTCCTTTGACGATAAATATTGGCACCAGTAGGCAGTTTGCAGAAGGAATAAACTGATCACTATGTTTGAGGAAATCGTGGAAACCGTGAAGATCTGAACCATCAAAAAGAAATTTGACAATCCAGAAATCCCAAAGTAGCAGTGTACCACAGTTCGCAACAAGTGAATAATGAGCCTGTACTTTACCCTTCCCCACTTAAATACAAAATGTTTGTCTACAGCAAGGTTCAAACCCGTGACATGCATCTAACCCACACATCACACGTTGCACTCTTATCAATGGACAATCTTAACCATCCACACTGGAAGGCTctagttttccttttttaattatCACTTGTCTAGTGACTCTAATGTTCATATATTACATTATATTGCTTGAGACAGGAACCATTCTTTAAGCTGCTTAATTGGTATCAAATCTCTCTGAGGTGCCTTTCATATATCATTTGAGTTGCTTTCCACTTGCACAATCATCGTCGGAAATAATTAGAAACTGCTTTTGTACACTCACAAGAAAAAAGACGAGCAGAGGATCATTATCCCCTACGCTGAAATGACAATTTTTTCAAACAAGTTTTACGCAGCTGTCAGTGTAGAGAAGCTTCGTTGAGAGCATCCAATTAAATGATAGTTCCCATAATTCATCAATCGTGTATCCCATTTTGTTATAATTTGCCAAAGAATTCTGCATAGCTCagtattaagttatatactcgTGGGGACGATCAAATTGGGTTATGGGCCTCAATGTCCACATGCCTAATGCCTGGAACTATTTCCTGGATTTCCTTTTCTAGCCGATCAACTTCACTCCCTAGTGCTGTGACAACTTCCTCACCTGGCAAGCAACAAAAAGGTTTCATAGCAAGTAACAAGTGCAGTTCGTATTCATACCTTCAAAATTAGGCATACCATAGCATGACATCAGTTTCAATAGTTCTGCATCATCCTTCTGCTCTGAAGCCTCCCGAAACTAAatatgaaaagagaaaataactcGCTATTATACATCAATAATGCTTGTAGACTGCATGACCCCAAGGGTCAAGAAGAAagtgaaatattttttatgGTCTTCAAATTTCAAGCTGAAGTtatgaattcaagaaacatgTCATCAATGTCCAGCAAAATCAAATAGAGATGAGCTAACTGAACTTCAAGAATGTATTAGCAAGAAATGATCACTTCAACAATAAGCAAAAAAAGTAAGGTCAAGAAACTTGCAGAAACAAATTGTCCTACATCAATGAAGCAAACAGGTTTCCATGTCAAGGACAGATGCAAAAGTCAGATCCTCAGCAAAATTAATTGCTAAACCTGTAGACTGGTAGAGCATATGGTTGGAACTCtatttgttatatatgtatgtgtttaaaGATCTTGATGGTAACTCTATGCTGCACATGTGTAATGAAATAGTTCAGACTTTCTTGGATGCAAACAGATGACTTAAAACAAGAAGTTTGTTATGGATGGAAGAAAATTCATCCGTAATATCAGTTACATGCTAGGTTAGCTTAGCAGAGTTGCAGCAGATACCACACATCCAGAATGAAGTAGGTATTTGAGCCAAAATCATGTATTTAGGAAACGATGCACTCTTTTATCTGGTAATAACATGACTACAAAAAAGGATACAACTCGCCCTATAGGAGAGTAGGCTTTAAAGAATCTTGAAGATGTTGATCAAATGTAAGTTAAAAAAACTAAAAGGAAAGATGATCAGCCGAGGGTACAGGAGACCATTGCTTGAACTATGAAGCACAAACAAAGACATGATGCAGATACACACAAATAAGcacttttcatccatttcttttACCAAAATAATTTCGATCTTTTTATATTAGGATGTCCCAAAAAATTCAACATATAGTTTAGATAATAACATCCAACAACTCGGcaagtttcaaaatttaaaactcaTCTAATGGTTAAAATTTTAAtcctcattttatttttcactacACCAACGCCTCGAAAACTTCAAATTGTTCTACAATTACCAACAACCTGTGCAAGTCAAATCAACCAGGCCAACCAAAAGAATTTTACACAAACATGAAGGAGAGATTAATGTATATGCGTATACAAAAAAGTGAACATGCTTGTATTTCATAGATTAATATAATGACTCACCATCTTTAACAACACACATCAGATCCACCTGGTACCCTCATTTGTTTTTCAATTTGGCTTTATcctatatataataatattctAAGAGTTTATGTTGATCTTTTATTACATCCTCTCTCATTATTTTCAATTTGGCTTTAtcctatatattattatattctaAGAATTTATGTTGATCTTTTATTACATCCTCCCAAATAGGAGTCATCTTGAGAAACACCAACATAGCACCGAATACATGTCCGCAGATGCGCATGGTAAAGAAGTGTTAAATGCCTTCTATTTTATAAAAGGTAAAGGAGTCTATCAACCCATTGATGCTATCAGCTATTAAAATGCAAAAACGGGATGCATTTTCTCTTCCTAACCCCAATAATGGTGTGGTGGAATAATTAAGAAGTGTGCATGGAAAACTAATAACCTGTTTAGCCCACTCTTCACGTCCAGCTCTCTCTAGGTAATTTTGAACCAGCACTACGCCATTGAAGTCTGCCATATAAAACAACATATTAGAAGAGGTACCTGAatgaaactaaagaatagaAATGAAGAACCAGATCCCATCACCTATCTCAGCCTTAAACCTAAAGAAACCAGGTCCAATCACCTCACTTTTGCAATCATAAATGGAATCAACAACCTGTAACAAGTACAGTTTGGATGGTTTAGTTAGGCAAAGAGGTTAGCAGAGAAGAGCGATTCACAAACAACATACTGGATCATTTCTCAGGAACTGCAGAACCCTGTCCATGTCTTTGTCATCAATTGCTCTACCAATCAAAGCATGACGATTTCTCTGGATCAGAAATATAGCAACCTGCATTTCAAATTGCATCATTACATTATTATCCTCCCCTTTTACAAAAATTAAGTTTGAGATGACAGGCAAAGAATATGCTCCCTATCCTCTCCCGCTCCAAAAAAAGGTGGTGGAAAATGTAAAGGCATCGGACACTTATTACTGACAACCAAGTTTAGTCGTCATCATCAGTCTCTGCATCAATCACAACAAGATCAATAAAGTGCATCACTAACACTGGAAAGCATTCCATGAGATGAGTTTTCAAATTTCACTTTTCTCAATCAACATCTCCTATACACTACTTCACAGTAACCCAAGTTACTTCGACGCCAGtcttaactttaaaattaagATAAGAGAGCTAAGAACACAACCACCCCTCAATCCCTATCTAGCTAGAATTGGCCATATGGATCATCAATATCTATCCCGCTGCATTTTTTTGTTGATTCGGTAATAAAATTTCTATCTATCCTGCTGCATTTTAAATccatttcattcttcttttttcaaatgCAATGAAACTCATTCTAATACTcaggccccgtttgtccatagatataaaaaaaaaaaatcacttttttttttggaattttggagttggagttgtgtttggccatagtttttgaaattgtagtttttggtgaaatgtagttgtaaaaaagtgaaaaaagtgaaatttttttgaaaaacaagttttttgagtttttggtattccggaatacaacttcaagttgtattcggaattctcatggccaaacgctgattccggaaaaaagtgaaaaaaaattccggaataaagtgaataattcttatggccaaacgggggctCAATATTTTGTCTTTTAGGACAAAGTGAGTTTCTCTAAGACCGGAGATGCACTAATATCAAACTTATCCCTGGGTGGTCATACAATATCTAACCAAGCTAAAGGATTCCGGTTAAACACCATCACATCCCACCTACGTGTACCAACAACTAAATTTTAATCCTAACTGGTTGGTTTCTCCTACATGGATACTTTGTTTCAATTGTATTATGTTCTTTACCACGTCCACATGGATTCTGAAAAATTGTAGGCTTTTTACACATTCCCTCCATGTGATTTGAGGTTTAACTAGTCCTTTTTTCGGGGATCAATTTTAGGTCTACGTTGTCATTTTCTAATACCTTCAATTAATGGTGTTACACCTATGGACGGGTGCATGGGTGCATCGGGAGGTCAACATAGGACATTATGGAACCATCTCATGCAACCttctctcatttttttctctcaaaacaTGCCAGTTTCACCTCCTGACAGATGTAATCATTTCTAATCTTGTATAATAGCACATCTATCTTCACATTTGCATTTTTATAATACTCATCTCATGGATCTAAGAGGCCAATATTCACTCTCTTATAATGGACTCAAAACGTTGGTGATCACTTTTGTGACATCTTAAAATGCAGCCACATTCCTAATTTAACATATATGCACAGGGTCATAAAAAACCATATACAGGtatattttttgataattcGTACTTAATGTAAGGTAACATACAATTTagggaaaaaggtcaaaaatactcctctactttggaaaaaagggctaaaaataccctccgaacttattttgggtcaaaaatacccctctcatccttaaagttttcaaatatacccctgtcttgacggaaattatcccccaaaataacccgaaatcctttcttaaatgatggagcgggtttaaaaaatgattttgggttattttgggggataatttccgtcaagacgggtatatttgaaaactttaaggacgggagtggtatttttgacccaaaataagttcggaggatatttttagccctttttttaaagtagaggggtatttttgacccttttccctacaATTTATTAAGTTTGTCGTGACAACACTATGAACACTCAGTGTCAACCTCATATTGTACATAAATGATAAAACAACTAATAGGAAGGATCAAACTACGAGCGCTTACTACAATCTGCAGGTTATCACCAAATTCTCAACTTTGTGCCAATGCAGACAGACTATACATTTACAATCCCTAGCTTCAATTAAAAGATCAATTTTGAACTCAAATTTTTGAATTATGCTGAGACACACTGAAAAATACATATAGATTACAATGCCTGAATTTCAGCACAAGTTTAAGGTTTATCGTCACATACCATTCCTAGAAGGTTGCCTACTATAATGGAACCAATGGGATCATAAATTGGATTTCCAGTGGCATTTACAGCAACCAGTGATGCAGCAGCAATGGCTAGGCCTGTAACTGCAGCACCATCCTACAAATTGAACATCACATTACACATCACTGACAAAGAGAATATGAGCAGGAGCTCAAGAAATCATGTCAGTCACCTCCGTCATGACAGCCACAGCTGTAGGATCATGACCTCGCCAAATATAATCTCTCACTGTCATTCCTTCCGCGGCAGCTCCTTTTCTGACAGCTTGTATAGCCACAATGAGAGAAATACCTAAAAGAAATCCAAGGTCCGGAAAGAACATGTAGAGAATGAGATACGGGGTAAAAACCATAAAAGGAATGAACATTCTAGCTACTTGTATTTATTAGAGAAGAATACATACTCTCTATAATGAATGAGCCACCAATCACCAGTGCTACATATCCAATGTTTTCTGGTTGCTGAAACAAATACATAAGAAGAAATACAGTTCTCGTTGATGTGAAAGCACAGTATTCAACAATGATGGATCACTGTATTTCAATTAAAGTACCTGAGAAGTCCACAAATTTTGAACTCCATTAACTATAGTAGCACCAGAACCAAGACAAAAGATACCAACAGCAGATATCAAAGACCAAACAAATCTTTCCTTGGAATAGCCATATCTGCAAtgataaaataagaaattgaacaAGTTCATCAGGCTCTAAGCCTCAGAAACACGTCACCAGATAAAGACCAACTTTTCCACGAAAGCAATTAAGATCTTTTGATCGTAATGTGTTTGATTTATTGTTGTTAAAGCTCTGGTCAGGCATGTATATTTGAAAAACAAACATCTGGTATGATACAGCTGCAGATTCACCAAATCAATGGTAAAAAGTTTCATTTTGCAATTGAAGCAAATACTGCTATGTCTAAAGATTTTAGGCGTGCTCTATTAAAAAACAATAGAAATATAAGAAAAGGGAATGATGCCTGGAATGTCTAGGTATTAGGACTTACGGGTGGATAGCATCTGGTGCACGTCTGGAGCTACTTAAACCATAAGCAAGAAGTGCCTACAAAGGGAGCAATCAAGAGTTGTTTGGTTAATGAAATATTAAACATGGAACTTCGCTCATGCCAGGCCATGTTAGTTTAAAAAACGTGCAGTACCTGATTTGCAAAATCTGCAACTGAATGCACAACTTCAGCCAGCATAACATGGCTGGAACTGACAAACCAGACCCCAAACTTCAGGGAAAAGACAAGAAAATTGCACCATAAAGCTGTTGTGACTGCTCTCTGGCTATAGAAatacaaaaagaagaaattaaatgGTGACACAGTACAGAGATTCATAGTTTAgctaagaaaattattttgccTTATTAATCAACAGTAGGCTGCCACAATTGTACAGGAGAAGGTTTTGATGTAAACATTTTAGTCTAGAGAAACTACTTATAACTTTGAGACTGAAGTCATTTTCCACCATACAATGTGAAACACTTTTATGTCCGACCAAATGGAGTCCACAATAAGCAAAGATGGATAAATCCATGTAATGTTATTGAATGCCATCTGATTGATTCTGGAACTATCACATACCTCACCAACACCTTTGAATGATGGTTaaatcagtgttttaaaaggcatttTCGGGGCGAGCCCTGGGGCGGGGCGCACCAAAAACGTCCCAAGGCGATGGTGGGGGGCAAAAGTCTCAAAAGGCGTACGCCCAACAATTCGGGCGTACGCCTGGGCGTGTGAGGCGAGTTTTGTGTGTTGGGGCGTAAGCccagaattttttttcaaattaaaacgaaatttgttaaataagtccttaatataatgcccaaattctcaaaagtcaacttgtacttactcaaatgttttaaaaaggaactgaACCATTAAATATAAAAGTCAAGACCTTTTTATTGCTAAATGCCCTAATATATGTTCTTTCCCAATTCTTTATCTTTTGTTCTaccatcccaaaataagtaacAAACAGTCACTTGTGcttgtaagtagcgtataatagattgtttTGATTAGTTTTTTGTGGGGATGGAgcacatctatatatatttttcacttgtttatagttttcttcaatttttttatgcaattttacctacttaaaaatatttattgtaattatattattttattaaatactaaaaattaaatacccatggggcttacgcctcgcCGAGGCATACGTAAAACGCATCACCTTACGCCCCCGCCTTTTCAAACACTGGATTAAATTACTTGCAACAAGATAATTGAGTTCTAGTGGAACATACTATCATAGTGGGTACACCCAAAATCCCAAAGTAATCATTCTTTAGGAGAATCAATTGCATAAATCTTATCTTATGCatgccaaaatatacaatgtaaCCAAATGTTCTGTTAATGTAATGTGACACTGATAACTCATCTTCGTCTAATTGTACATATCAACATTTCTTCTAAAATGATGATGTTTAGACTATCCCCTTGGGGACGTAAGTTTACATGCTTGTATCATTTATTGTCCTATTGGCCACATGAGCCCGAAATTTGGCCAAAGAGAACTCATTCTTGTCACACTTGAGGTCTTCAACGGGTAAagtt
This window harbors:
- the LOC132052158 gene encoding metal tolerance protein C4-like, giving the protein MPTPRVLSALRCYRHRYQGSYSLSAALEKFDFDAFHSCSSKHEEETEPHFNTYHKLQRNPCSSPSSFALRSIFSVNSSRNVVSSSISRNSSHLFLSRGLLTRAKKIKTIEVVDDHGQRAVTTALWCNFLVFSLKFGVWFVSSSHVMLAEVVHSVADFANQALLAYGLSSSRRAPDAIHPYGYSKERFVWSLISAVGIFCLGSGATIVNGVQNLWTSQQPENIGYVALVIGGSFIIESISLIVAIQAVRKGAAAEGMTVRDYIWRGHDPTAVAVMTEDGAAVTGLAIAAASLVAVNATGNPIYDPIGSIIVGNLLGMVAIFLIQRNRHALIGRAIDDKDMDRVLQFLRNDPVVDSIYDCKSEVIGPGFFRFKAEIDFNGVVLVQNYLERAGREEWAKQFREASEQKDDAELLKLMSCYGEEVVTALGSEVDRLEKEIQEIVPGIRHVDIEAHNPI